The stretch of DNA GGGGGCGCGATGGCGATGTCGGTGGTGCGCTGAGTCCGCCCGGCGGCGGCTCCCGACGCCCTCTCCGGGTCGACTCCCGGTGCGAATATGTATTCACGCGGTACCGGACCGGCCACAATACAGCGACCCATCACCTTGAGGCACGCGGCGGGGAAACCGTGGAGTGCGGTGTCAGAGGCAGGTCCCGACCCTCGGCCCGGCGCGCCCCGGCTCAGGGGGGCCGTCAGAGACAGCGGGGCCACGCTCCGGCAGTCGGGGAGTTCGACACCCCGTTCCTTCCGACCGAAGCCGCGTCCGCCTGTCGAGCCGGCGTGAGTCGGCACTGCGCTTATTGCATCGCTAACAGTAGGTTCGAGTGGGATGTCACAGCAAGTCACACAGGAGCTTGAGGTCGACGAGTACACGCTGGGACTGGTCGGCCCCGATCAGGAGTGGGCGGGGACCGTCGCGGACGGCGGCACCGTCCGGACTCACACGCCGCCGGCCTGCTGGGGGCCGATGATCACCCCGGAGTTCCGCGGCGGCCACGAGGTGACAAAGCCCATCGCCGTCGAGGGGGCCGAGGTGGGCGACGCCGTCGCCATCCACATCGAGGACGTCGAGGTGACGAGCATCGCGACCAGCACCGGGTCGATGGACGAGCGCGAGGGGGCGTTCGGCGACGACCCGTTCGTCGATCACGTCTGTCCCGAGTGCGGTGCGGCGTGGCCCGAGAGCGTCGTCGAGGGCACCGGCGAGGAGTCGATCCGGTGTGCGGAGTGCGGTGCCAACGCCTCCTCGTTCGCCTTCGAGTTCGGCGTCACGGCCGTCTTCGACGAGGACTACGAGATCGGACTGACCGTCGACGGCGAGGCGGCCCACGACCTCGCCGAGCGGGCTCACGAGGCGATGGCGCTGCCCGAGAACTCCCGGCAACACCCGATTCTGCTGTACGAACCGTCCGAGATGCCCGGGACGATGGGCCACCTCCGGCCGTTCCTCGGGAACATCGGGACGACGCCGCCGGTCGAACTGCCTGACTCCCACAACGCCGGGGACTTCGGTCAGTTCCTGATCGGTGCCGACCACGACTGGGGGCTCGACGACGAGGCCGACCTGGCCGAGCGCACCGACGGCCATATGGACATCAACGCCGTCCGCGAGGGAGCGACCCTGATCTGTCCGGTGAAGGTCGACGGCGGCGGGATCTACGTCGGCGATATGCACGCGAACCAGGGCGACGGGGAGCTCGCCCTGCACACGACTGACGTGAGCGGGTTCACGGAGTTCAGCGTCGAGGTCATCGAGGGGCTGGACATCGACGGGCCGGTGCTGTTGCCCAACGGCGAGGACCTGCCCCACATCGCGAAGCCGTTCACCGACGCGGACGTCGAACGCGGCGAGGCGCTCGGCGAGGAGTACGGCGTGGACGTCCAGACCGACGTGGGGCCGATCCAGGTCGTCGGGAGCGGTGCGACGGTCAACGACGCGACGGAGAACGCCTTCGACAGGGCCGGCGACCTGCTGGACATGAGCGAGGGCGAGGTCCGAACCCGGTGTACGTTCAGCGGCGGCGTCGAGATCGGGCGGCTCCCCGGCGTAGTCCAGCTGACGATGCTCGCGCCGATGGACCGACTCGCGGACCGCGGCCTCGCCGGCCTCGTGCGCGACCAGTACGCCCTCTGACCGCGCTCAGCCGCCCTGCATCGCCGGGTGGATGCTGAGTGTGGCGTCGGGCGGACAGTCGTCGTCGGGTGTCGCGGACGCCCCGTCGACCGCGAGTCGCACGCTGCTCGCGAGCCCGTCCCCGTCGACGAGGTGCCGCTTTGCCCGCGGATAGGCCGCGACGAAGGCGTCGACCGCGTCGGCGACCGTCCCGCCGTCGAAGTCGACGTCGACCGTCTTCTCGCCGGTGGCGCTCCGCAACTGCCCGTACACCGTGACCTCCATACGTCCGCACACGGCTGCGGGTCGTATGATTGCACCGCCGGCCCGACGTGGGAAATTCAAGGCCGAGACACCGGCGACCACGCTCCGTCCTCGCTCGACAGTGTCGGTCAAAGCGGGACCGAAGCGTCCGGAACTGATACCCCCTGACCGGACGATCGGACGGACGAGATGCCGACCACGAGACGAACCGCGCTCTCGGCCGTCCTGGCGCTCTGTGTCGTCCTCGCCGGTGTGGCTGCGGTGTGGGGGGCGGAGCAGCGGGCACTCGCCGCCGAGGCCGACCACGTCCGGGACCGGCTGGACGGCGCGACCTGCCTGACCGATGGTGGCGTGAACGAAGGTGCCGGCCCGAGCCGCTCGGCGCGCGTGACGGGGGTATCGCCCGGCGGGCTTCGCGTCTCGGTGACGCTCCCGTACGCGTACACGGTCGGAGCTGGCGACGACAGGGTGTTCGCGGACACCGCCTCGGAGGCGGTCTACGAGGTCGGCCCGCTCGGGGTCCGCCGCGTCCGCGGGACCGAGATCGACCCCTGTTGAGGGCCCCGACCGGCCGTCGGGCGGCTGAATCGGGAAGAATTATCGGCCTCGCACCCGGTGACGTAGGTGATGACAGCATTCTCCAGTCGCGTCGAGCAGGTCTCCATCTCGGGGATCCGCGAGGTCTTCGAAGCAGCCGGCGAGGACGCGATCAACCTCGGGCTCGGGCAGCCGGACTTCCCGACCCCGGACCACGCCCGCGAGGCGGCCGTCGAGGCCATCCGCGCCGGGAAGGCCGACGGCTACACGTCGAACAAAGGGACCCGCGAACTGCGGGAGGCCATCGCCGCGAAACACGCCCGTGACAACGACTTCGCGGTCGATCCCGAGGACGTCATCGCCACCTCCGGCGGCAGCGAGGCGCTGCACGTCGCGCTCGAAGCGCACGTCGACGAGGGCGAGGAAGTGATCTTCCCGGACCCCGGGTTCGTCTCCTACGACGCGCTGACGAAACTCGCCGGCGGGACGCCGAGGCCGGTCCCGCTCCGTGACGACCTGACCCTCGCGCCCGAGACCGTCGAGGAGGCGATCACCGACGAGACGGCCGCCTTCGTCGTCAACTCGCCCGCCAACCCCACGGGGGCGGTCCAGTCCCCAGAAGATATGCGCGAGTTCGCCCGCATCGCCGCCGACCACGACGTGCTCTGTGTCTCCGACGAGGTGTACGAACAGCAGGTGTTCGAGGGCGAGCACCGCTCCCCGGCGGCGTTCGACGACACCGGCAACGTCGCCGTCGTCAACGCCTGCTCGAAGGCCTACTCGATGACGGGCTGGCGGCTGGGCTGGGTGACGGCGACGAACGAACGGATCGAGCGGATGCTCCGGGTCCACCAGTACGCCCAGGCGTGTGCCTCCGCACCCGCACAGTACGCCGCCGAGGCCGCTCTGACCGGGCCACAGGAGCCGGTCGC from Haloarcula litorea encodes:
- a CDS encoding acetamidase/formamidase family protein; amino-acid sequence: MSQQVTQELEVDEYTLGLVGPDQEWAGTVADGGTVRTHTPPACWGPMITPEFRGGHEVTKPIAVEGAEVGDAVAIHIEDVEVTSIATSTGSMDEREGAFGDDPFVDHVCPECGAAWPESVVEGTGEESIRCAECGANASSFAFEFGVTAVFDEDYEIGLTVDGEAAHDLAERAHEAMALPENSRQHPILLYEPSEMPGTMGHLRPFLGNIGTTPPVELPDSHNAGDFGQFLIGADHDWGLDDEADLAERTDGHMDINAVREGATLICPVKVDGGGIYVGDMHANQGDGELALHTTDVSGFTEFSVEVIEGLDIDGPVLLPNGEDLPHIAKPFTDADVERGEALGEEYGVDVQTDVGPIQVVGSGATVNDATENAFDRAGDLLDMSEGEVRTRCTFSGGVEIGRLPGVVQLTMLAPMDRLADRGLAGLVRDQYAL
- a CDS encoding MoaD/ThiS family protein encodes the protein MEVTVYGQLRSATGEKTVDVDFDGGTVADAVDAFVAAYPRAKRHLVDGDGLASSVRLAVDGASATPDDDCPPDATLSIHPAMQGG
- a CDS encoding pyridoxal phosphate-dependent aminotransferase, encoding MTAFSSRVEQVSISGIREVFEAAGEDAINLGLGQPDFPTPDHAREAAVEAIRAGKADGYTSNKGTRELREAIAAKHARDNDFAVDPEDVIATSGGSEALHVALEAHVDEGEEVIFPDPGFVSYDALTKLAGGTPRPVPLRDDLTLAPETVEEAITDETAAFVVNSPANPTGAVQSPEDMREFARIAADHDVLCVSDEVYEQQVFEGEHRSPAAFDDTGNVAVVNACSKAYSMTGWRLGWVTATNERIERMLRVHQYAQACASAPAQYAAEAALTGPQEPVAEMRAAFEERRDVLLEGLEEMGLDCPTPKGAFYAMPEVPDGWVDEVIERGVVVVPGEAFGDHGAGYARISYATDMDSLKEAIGIMAEATEAVRD